In the bacterium genome, one interval contains:
- the ndk gene encoding nucleoside-diphosphate kinase has product MERTLLMIKPDAVQRNLIGKITDRLETAGFKVVELKMVHLKPATAREFYKVHEGRPFLDELVEFMSSSPIVAMALERENAVAALRELIGATDPKKAAVGTIRQNFAIDVGKNSVHASDSVENAAIEIKFHFGS; this is encoded by the coding sequence ATTGAACGCACTCTATTAATGATAAAACCCGACGCCGTTCAGCGTAACCTGATCGGAAAAATCACCGATCGACTCGAAACCGCAGGATTCAAGGTTGTTGAACTCAAGATGGTTCACCTTAAGCCTGCCACCGCACGTGAATTCTATAAAGTTCACGAGGGCCGTCCGTTTCTCGATGAACTTGTCGAGTTCATGTCGTCTTCGCCGATAGTGGCGATGGCGCTCGAGCGCGAAAATGCCGTTGCGGCTCTGCGCGAATTAATCGGTGCCACCGACCCGAAGAAAGCCGCTGTCGGCACCATTCGGCAGAACTTCGCCATCGATGTCGGCAAGAACTCCGTTCACGCTTCCGATAGCGTCGAAAACGCCGCCATCGAAATCAAATTCCACTTCGGCTCGTAG
- a CDS encoding GTPase: MAKKRILIMGAAGRDFHNFNTYYRDDKSVEVVCFTATQIPDIDDRKYPKELAGSLYPKGIPIHAEDDLVDLILDEKIDEVVFSYSDVSHEYVMHKASTVLAAGANFVFLGGNSTMIKSTKPVVAIAAVRTGAGKSQTTRKVCENLKALGLKVVAIRHPMPYGDLVKQACQRFATVKDLALHKCTIEEMEEYEPHISRGQVIYAGVDYEMILRQAEKEADVIVWDGGNNDMPFYQPDLWITVADPHRPGHEIQYHPGETNLRWADVVVINKIDTADGEYINYVRSNIQQYNPDAIIVDGASPISVEDASVIRGKRVLVIEDGPTATHGEMQYGAGTVAAHKFGAAEIVDPRPYLKGTLLDTFAKYPDIGAVLPAMGYGGKQIKDLEATIAATPCDGVIIGTPIDLRRICKIKQPSTRVGYELQEIGEPTLLSILTEFVAKMKKGRKK, from the coding sequence ATGGCAAAGAAACGAATTTTGATAATGGGCGCCGCCGGACGTGACTTTCATAATTTCAACACGTATTACCGCGACGACAAGTCTGTTGAAGTAGTCTGCTTCACTGCCACCCAGATTCCCGATATCGACGACCGCAAGTACCCAAAGGAACTAGCCGGTTCGCTTTATCCAAAAGGTATCCCAATCCATGCCGAAGATGACCTCGTTGATTTGATTCTCGACGAGAAAATTGACGAAGTAGTTTTCTCATATTCCGACGTTTCTCATGAATACGTAATGCACAAAGCATCGACGGTGCTTGCTGCCGGAGCGAATTTCGTGTTCCTTGGCGGCAACTCGACGATGATCAAATCCACCAAGCCGGTTGTGGCAATTGCCGCAGTCCGTACCGGTGCCGGCAAGAGTCAGACTACTCGCAAAGTCTGTGAGAATCTGAAGGCGCTCGGTTTGAAGGTCGTAGCGATTCGTCACCCCATGCCGTACGGCGATCTCGTGAAGCAGGCCTGCCAGCGTTTTGCCACGGTGAAGGACCTTGCTCTTCACAAATGCACCATCGAAGAAATGGAAGAGTACGAGCCGCATATTTCGCGCGGCCAGGTGATCTATGCCGGCGTTGACTATGAAATGATCCTGCGTCAGGCTGAGAAAGAGGCCGATGTCATCGTGTGGGACGGCGGAAACAACGATATGCCGTTCTATCAGCCGGATCTTTGGATAACCGTGGCTGATCCGCATCGTCCGGGACACGAGATTCAGTATCATCCGGGTGAAACCAACCTCCGTTGGGCTGATGTCGTCGTCATCAACAAGATTGATACCGCCGACGGCGAATACATCAACTACGTTCGCAGCAATATCCAGCAATACAATCCCGATGCTATCATCGTCGATGGGGCCTCACCGATTTCGGTCGAAGACGCTTCCGTCATTCGCGGCAAGCGCGTCCTCGTTATCGAAGACGGCCCGACAGCCACACACGGTGAAATGCAATATGGCGCCGGCACTGTTGCTGCTCACAAGTTTGGTGCTGCTGAAATCGTTGACCCGCGTCCGTATCTCAAAGGCACGTTGCTTGACACTTTTGCCAAGTATCCTGATATCGGAGCAGTTCTTCCGGCAATGGGTTACGGTGGCAAGCAGATTAAGGATCTCGAAGCTACAATCGCCGCGACTCCTTGCGACGGTGTGATCATCGGAACGCCGATAGACTTGCGCCGCATCTGCAAGATCAAACAGCCTTCAACTCGCGTTGGCTACGAACTACAGGAAATCGGCGAGCCGACCCTGTTGAGCATCTTGACCGAGTTTGTCGCCAAGATGAAGAAAGGCCGCAAGAAGTAG
- a CDS encoding HD domain-containing protein, which produces MGLSPEVITAITARGQLYEVGGTVRDSILQLRESSKDSDFLVTGIPYQDLFSILRKFGRVDIVGKSFGVIKFSPFESAGDASSQIDFALPRREHSTGTGHKDFAVNFDHEIPVEDDLYRRDFTINAIARNVVTHEIIDPLNGRKDIADKIIRFTTADSFREDPLRMLRAMQFAARLNFTIEPITYQSICDNARLIETVSAERVAEELNKLLIKADKPSVGFKLMESTGLLQYVLPELQRTVGCEQPGPYHAWPVFEHTIYTVDAAPKRLLVRIACLFHDIAKPQAKRLTDEGGATFYGHETYGARITRIALERLRYSNDFIDDVVTLVDRHMFTSDVSDKGLRRLIRKTGLNLIYDLLDVRRADVVGQGKGGKTDDVDELEQRIREEIAKKPPFGFSDLAVNGNDLMREFNLEPGKTVGDTLNHLLETVLDLPDKNDYQTLMAEAKNYLHNSTHEGLKES; this is translated from the coding sequence ATGGGACTGTCGCCAGAAGTGATCACTGCGATCACTGCTCGGGGTCAACTGTATGAAGTCGGCGGTACAGTCCGCGACTCCATTCTGCAATTGCGGGAATCCTCCAAAGACTCTGATTTCCTTGTCACCGGCATTCCTTACCAAGACTTGTTTTCGATACTTCGAAAATTCGGGCGAGTCGACATAGTCGGAAAGTCATTTGGAGTAATCAAGTTTTCGCCGTTTGAATCTGCCGGCGATGCCTCGTCACAGATTGACTTTGCTCTTCCGCGCAGAGAACACTCAACCGGCACAGGTCATAAAGACTTTGCCGTAAACTTCGACCACGAAATACCTGTCGAGGACGACCTTTACCGCCGCGACTTCACCATCAATGCCATAGCTCGCAACGTTGTTACCCACGAGATTATCGATCCGCTCAATGGTCGCAAGGATATCGCTGACAAAATTATTCGATTTACGACGGCGGACAGTTTCCGAGAAGATCCATTGCGAATGCTGCGGGCGATGCAATTTGCAGCCCGATTGAATTTCACTATTGAACCGATCACCTATCAATCCATCTGTGACAATGCAAGACTTATTGAGACTGTATCGGCTGAACGCGTTGCAGAAGAGCTGAACAAGTTGTTGATAAAGGCAGACAAGCCCTCAGTTGGTTTCAAACTGATGGAGTCGACTGGATTGCTTCAGTACGTACTACCGGAGTTGCAGAGAACAGTTGGATGCGAGCAGCCCGGACCGTATCACGCCTGGCCCGTGTTCGAACACACGATCTATACAGTCGATGCTGCTCCCAAACGCTTGCTGGTTCGCATTGCGTGTCTATTTCACGACATTGCCAAGCCACAGGCAAAACGCCTTACCGATGAAGGCGGAGCTACTTTTTATGGCCACGAAACCTATGGAGCAAGAATCACGAGGATTGCCCTGGAGCGACTTCGCTATTCCAATGACTTCATTGACGACGTAGTGACTCTGGTTGACCGGCACATGTTCACCAGCGATGTCAGCGACAAGGGATTACGCCGACTAATCCGAAAAACCGGCCTTAATCTGATTTACGACCTACTCGATGTTCGCCGCGCCGACGTAGTTGGACAGGGCAAAGGCGGAAAGACCGACGATGTCGATGAACTTGAACAGCGCATCCGTGAGGAGATCGCCAAGAAACCGCCTTTCGGATTCAGCGATCTTGCGGTCAACGGAAATGACCTAATGCGCGAGTTCAATCTCGAGCCCGGGAAAACCGTCGGCGACACGCTAAATCATCTTCTTGAAACTGTATTGGATCTTCCAGATAAGAACGACTATCAGACACTTATGGCAGAAGCTAAGAATTATTTACACAACTCAACTCATGAAGGGTTGAAGGAGTCATAG
- a CDS encoding 2-oxoacid:acceptor oxidoreductase subunit alpha translates to MADVRLLQGNEAVVEGAMLGGLTFFAGYPITPSTEVAEGLARKLPKVGGKFIQMEDEIASMAAIIGAACTGAKTMTATSGPGFSLMQENLGYAYIAEVPCVIVNVQRGGPSTGLPTKVAQADTMQARWGTHGDYVAIALAPQSVEETIMLTIRAMNLSEEYRTPVILLLDEVLGHMREKVVMPEPGTFKVVNRTKPTVPANWYKHFEITPSFKSPMASFGDGYRFHITGLTHNEEGFPTSEPKKIYDKLFKLQNKIMRYVDDICEIETDGMEDAHVAVVAYGNVARAAKQAIQMARHRRMKVGQVRPITIWPTHDKKYHEIFSSKSLEVIIVAELNQGQYVTEIERVAPKHVKVVSMARFDSELITPDQILNKIKEVR, encoded by the coding sequence ATGGCTGATGTAAGATTACTACAGGGAAATGAGGCTGTGGTTGAGGGCGCCATGCTCGGAGGACTGACATTCTTTGCCGGTTATCCGATTACTCCTTCTACCGAAGTCGCCGAAGGTTTGGCGCGCAAGCTGCCCAAGGTTGGCGGCAAGTTTATCCAAATGGAAGATGAAATCGCCTCAATGGCAGCCATCATCGGTGCTGCTTGTACAGGCGCTAAGACTATGACCGCGACCTCGGGTCCGGGATTTTCGCTGATGCAGGAGAATCTCGGCTACGCCTATATCGCAGAAGTGCCCTGCGTTATTGTCAACGTACAGCGCGGCGGCCCGTCAACGGGATTGCCCACCAAGGTGGCGCAGGCCGATACCATGCAGGCCCGCTGGGGTACGCACGGCGATTATGTAGCTATCGCACTCGCCCCGCAGTCTGTGGAAGAAACGATTATGCTCACGATTCGGGCGATGAATCTCTCCGAAGAATATCGCACGCCGGTGATTCTGCTTCTGGACGAAGTCCTTGGCCACATGCGCGAGAAAGTCGTAATGCCGGAGCCGGGAACGTTCAAAGTCGTTAATCGCACCAAGCCGACTGTGCCGGCAAACTGGTATAAGCACTTCGAAATCACACCAAGCTTCAAATCGCCAATGGCTTCCTTCGGCGACGGATATCGTTTCCACATCACTGGTCTGACTCACAATGAAGAGGGTTTCCCTACCAGCGAGCCGAAGAAGATTTACGACAAGCTGTTTAAGCTGCAGAATAAGATTATGCGCTATGTCGATGATATTTGCGAGATCGAGACGGATGGCATGGAAGATGCCCACGTCGCAGTCGTCGCCTATGGAAACGTCGCTCGCGCAGCCAAGCAAGCGATTCAGATGGCGCGTCATCGCCGCATGAAGGTTGGGCAAGTTCGCCCGATTACGATTTGGCCAACGCACGATAAGAAGTACCATGAAATCTTCAGCTCGAAGAGTCTCGAAGTCATTATCGTGGCCGAATTAAACCAAGGTCAGTATGTCACCGAAATCGAGCGTGTAGCCCCGAAACACGTAAAGGTTGTCAGCATGGCACGCTTCGATTCCGAACTGATTACGCCCGACCAAATTCTCAACAAGATTAAGGAGGTGAGGTAA
- a CDS encoding 2-oxoacid:ferredoxin oxidoreductase subunit beta produces MLQKSDVIHQYLRPKKAFPNVWCPGCGIGIVMGSLVRAIDKLQIARDDITLVSGIGCSSRLPVYLDFNTLHTTHGRALAFATGVKLAKPKMKVIVITGDGDCLAIGGNHFIHAARRNIDITTILINNMIYGMTGGQFSPTTPSEAFATTSPYGNKENQFDIPKLAMAAGASYVARGTVYHVNQLDELITEAITKKGFSVVEAFSNCHTYFGRLNRAGDAVKMIDDMKKNVIPLKAAAKMPPEKLEGKMLTGVFADLEKEEYCDRYDQLIESLKGK; encoded by the coding sequence ATGTTGCAGAAATCTGATGTTATTCATCAATACTTGCGCCCCAAAAAGGCATTCCCGAACGTCTGGTGTCCCGGTTGCGGGATCGGCATCGTTATGGGATCACTCGTTCGCGCAATCGACAAGCTCCAGATTGCCCGCGACGATATCACGCTCGTGTCAGGTATCGGCTGCTCATCGCGACTGCCGGTTTACCTCGACTTCAACACGTTGCACACAACGCACGGCCGCGCCTTGGCTTTTGCTACCGGCGTCAAGCTTGCCAAACCGAAAATGAAAGTCATCGTCATAACCGGTGACGGCGATTGTCTTGCCATTGGCGGCAATCACTTCATCCATGCCGCTCGGCGCAACATTGATATCACCACCATCCTGATCAATAACATGATCTATGGCATGACCGGCGGACAGTTCTCGCCGACCACGCCGTCGGAGGCATTTGCCACGACTTCTCCCTACGGCAACAAGGAAAATCAATTCGATATTCCGAAACTTGCCATGGCTGCCGGAGCGAGCTATGTCGCTCGCGGAACGGTCTATCATGTCAATCAACTTGATGAGTTGATTACCGAGGCAATCACCAAGAAAGGCTTCTCCGTCGTCGAAGCATTCTCCAACTGCCATACCTATTTCGGCCGCCTCAATCGCGCCGGTGATGCAGTGAAGATGATTGATGACATGAAGAAGAACGTCATCCCGCTCAAGGCTGCTGCCAAGATGCCGCCGGAGAAACTTGAGGGCAAGATGCTTACCGGTGTCTTTGCCGATCTCGAGAAGGAAGAATATTGTGACCGCTATGACCAACTTATCGAAAGTCTGAAAGGGAAATAG
- a CDS encoding 2-oxoacid:acceptor oxidoreductase family protein, giving the protein MTPKTKAKQAHESAEPAQVFDRFEIRLSGSGGQGLVLAGVIIAEAVSTLDGKNVVQTQSYGPEARGGASRTDLVISDGEIYYPKPMAIDLLLAMTQESCDLYHGGLKDNGVLIYDSHLVTQVPFARSIGIPFSQLARHEIGLPMVANVISLGAICAITKIVSEDALTKIVTKRSPRGTEEKNMQALQLGLKVGKEALEGSKL; this is encoded by the coding sequence ATGACTCCAAAAACCAAAGCCAAACAGGCACATGAATCGGCTGAACCCGCGCAGGTCTTTGATCGTTTTGAAATCCGTCTCTCCGGATCGGGTGGACAGGGATTGGTGCTTGCCGGCGTAATTATTGCCGAAGCAGTATCGACGCTCGACGGCAAAAACGTTGTGCAGACACAGTCCTATGGACCCGAAGCGCGAGGCGGCGCCTCTCGCACCGACCTGGTCATTTCCGACGGCGAGATTTACTATCCTAAGCCGATGGCGATTGATCTGTTGCTTGCCATGACGCAAGAGTCGTGTGATCTATACCACGGCGGACTCAAGGACAATGGCGTATTGATTTACGACAGTCACCTGGTCACACAAGTACCGTTTGCCCGCTCGATCGGAATTCCGTTTAGCCAATTAGCACGCCACGAAATCGGATTGCCAATGGTTGCCAACGTCATTTCGCTCGGTGCTATCTGTGCAATTACTAAAATCGTATCGGAGGATGCATTGACGAAAATCGTCACCAAACGCTCCCCGCGTGGAACAGAAGAGAAGAACATGCAGGCTTTGCAGCTCGGGCTCAAAGTCGGCAAAGAAGCATTGGAAGGATCTAAACTGTGA
- a CDS encoding 4Fe-4S binding protein: MTETPGGAEQGTTEKVSSSGREPLTIYMHWCKACGICISFCPHKVFTSDRDGKPIITHPDKCTQCAICWLHCPDLAIVSNEK, from the coding sequence ATGACAGAGACACCCGGCGGAGCAGAGCAAGGGACGACGGAGAAAGTAAGTTCCAGCGGTCGTGAACCGCTGACCATTTACATGCACTGGTGCAAAGCCTGCGGCATTTGCATCAGTTTCTGTCCGCACAAAGTCTTTACGTCCGATCGCGACGGCAAACCAATCATCACGCATCCCGACAAATGCACCCAATGCGCGATCTGCTGGCTGCATTGTCCCGATCTAGCCATCGTGTCGAACGAGAAGTAG
- the arcC gene encoding carbamate kinase: protein MSKTAVVALGGNAITRKEVEDTIANQFANTRGSLHGLLELIRRDYKIAITHGNGPQVGNAILRVELARGKAPILPLGICVADTEGGMGYMIGQSLFNRLHRDGIKREVVSIITQIEVDQHDPELNNPTKYIGQFYTEQEAVLFQTERGWTMKEDSHRGWRRVVASPKPRRIVEGNIIKRLVDDGVIVIAAGGGGIPVYVEKDGTLEGVDAVIDKDRASALLAHEIGAEMLIILTGTEKVALNFGKPDQRLLDKLTVEQADQYLRAGHFPAGSMGPKIEAAIEFIKMGGNRVIITSIEKASDAVFGNAGTVIERG, encoded by the coding sequence ATGAGCAAGACAGCTGTAGTGGCTCTTGGCGGGAATGCAATTACCCGCAAAGAAGTTGAAGACACAATTGCCAACCAGTTCGCAAACACCCGGGGTTCGCTCCACGGGCTGCTCGAACTGATTCGGCGCGACTACAAGATTGCTATCACGCACGGCAATGGCCCGCAGGTTGGTAATGCCATCCTGCGGGTTGAATTAGCGCGCGGTAAGGCGCCGATTCTGCCGCTCGGAATCTGTGTTGCAGATACTGAAGGTGGTATGGGCTATATGATCGGCCAGAGTCTATTCAATCGTCTTCACCGGGATGGGATCAAGCGAGAAGTCGTTTCCATCATAACTCAAATTGAAGTCGACCAACACGACCCGGAACTGAATAACCCGACCAAGTACATCGGTCAATTCTACACCGAGCAAGAGGCCGTACTTTTCCAGACCGAACGCGGTTGGACGATGAAAGAAGACTCTCATCGCGGTTGGCGTCGCGTTGTCGCCTCACCGAAACCGCGCAGAATCGTCGAAGGCAACATCATCAAACGTCTTGTTGATGACGGTGTTATCGTCATCGCTGCCGGTGGTGGTGGAATCCCGGTCTATGTCGAAAAGGATGGCACGCTTGAGGGTGTCGACGCCGTTATCGACAAGGATCGCGCTTCGGCATTACTCGCGCACGAAATAGGTGCTGAGATGCTAATTATCCTTACCGGAACTGAAAAAGTTGCATTGAATTTCGGTAAACCGGATCAAAGATTGCTCGACAAACTCACGGTCGAGCAAGCAGATCAATACTTACGAGCAGGGCATTTCCCGGCCGGAAGCATGGGGCCAAAGATAGAAGCAGCCATCGAGTTCATCAAGATGGGCGGCAACCGAGTGATCATTACTTCCATTGAAAAGGCATCCGACGCGGTATTTGGAAATGCTGGCACTGTCATCGAGCGTGGGTGA
- the sucC gene encoding ADP-forming succinate--CoA ligase subunit beta: protein MKIHEYQAKEIFATFGIPVPKGKMATTAEEARNIAADYGRPVMVKAQVHVGGRGKAGGIKYCNNADEAFANAEKILGMDIKGLTVRRILVTEASDIAHEVYCGIIIDRAAKKPVIMVSAEGGIDIEEVAAKTPEKIHKLHVDPILGIQGYQARELAYKVYSDPNTANQAAKIIQKLYRCFMESDCTLAEINPLVTTPSGDVIALDAKINIDDNALYRHKDFEGLRDVAPAEEAENEAREAGLSFVGLHGNIGCVVNGAGLAMATMDLVKHYGGEPANFLDIGGSSNPDKVVTAMRIILRDPNVKAILFNIFGGITRCDDVAHGIVKAVAEFKPQVPIVVRLTGTNEEQARVILAESNLPAADTMDGVVMKAIELAKVA from the coding sequence ATGAAGATACATGAGTATCAGGCAAAGGAGATTTTTGCCACATTCGGTATTCCGGTACCGAAAGGTAAGATGGCCACCACAGCCGAGGAAGCTCGCAACATCGCGGCTGACTACGGACGTCCGGTCATGGTCAAGGCTCAAGTTCATGTTGGTGGTCGCGGCAAGGCCGGCGGTATCAAGTACTGCAACAATGCCGATGAAGCGTTCGCCAATGCCGAGAAGATTCTCGGGATGGACATCAAGGGATTGACCGTTCGCCGCATTCTGGTGACGGAAGCCTCTGACATCGCCCATGAGGTCTATTGCGGAATCATCATCGACCGTGCCGCCAAGAAGCCGGTGATCATGGTATCTGCTGAAGGCGGTATTGATATTGAAGAAGTCGCCGCCAAGACACCTGAGAAGATTCACAAACTGCACGTCGATCCGATCCTTGGAATTCAAGGATATCAGGCGCGCGAGCTTGCTTACAAGGTCTACTCTGACCCGAACACCGCTAATCAAGCGGCCAAGATTATCCAGAAGCTGTATCGCTGCTTCATGGAGAGCGACTGTACGCTAGCGGAAATCAATCCGCTGGTGACAACACCTTCGGGCGATGTTATTGCGCTCGATGCCAAGATCAACATCGACGACAATGCTCTCTATCGTCACAAGGACTTTGAAGGTCTTCGCGATGTGGCGCCGGCAGAAGAAGCCGAAAACGAGGCCCGCGAAGCCGGTCTTTCGTTTGTCGGTCTTCACGGCAACATCGGCTGCGTCGTTAATGGCGCCGGTCTGGCGATGGCGACGATGGATCTGGTGAAGCACTATGGTGGCGAGCCAGCCAACTTCCTTGATATCGGCGGATCATCCAATCCGGACAAAGTCGTGACGGCGATGCGCATCATTCTTCGCGACCCGAACGTGAAAGCGATCCTGTTCAATATCTTCGGTGGTATTACTCGCTGTGACGACGTCGCGCACGGTATTGTAAAGGCTGTTGCCGAATTCAAACCGCAGGTGCCGATTGTGGTGCGCCTCACTGGTACCAATGAAGAGCAGGCCCGCGTCATTCTTGCCGAATCGAACTTGCCGGCGGCCGATACGATGGACGGTGTTGTGATGAAGGCAATTGAACTGGCGAAGGTCGCCTAA
- the sucD gene encoding succinate--CoA ligase subunit alpha: MGIFVDKKSKVVVQGITGRDGSFHTRQMKEYGTNVVAGVTPGKGGTGFEGIPIFNTVAEAVKKTGANTSVIYVPASFAADAILEAADAGVELVVCISEGVPANDMLKVYNYLKSKGVRLIGPNCPGIITPGVTKVGIMPGHIHKKGSVGLVSRSGTLTYEIVYNLTLRKLGQSSCIGIGGDPIIGTNFIDCLAAFQADPQTTAIVLVGEIGGSDEEEAAKFIKKYVTKPVVAFIAGLTAPADKRMGHAGAIISGGTGTAAEKIKAFQAVGVPVAKTPGEVAALVEQKMKASTSKSAAKPAKKAAAKKPAKKAAPKKAVKKPAKKTAAKKVKAVIKKVKVLKAAKSKSSPKAKARKK; encoded by the coding sequence ATGGGTATATTTGTAGATAAAAAATCGAAAGTCGTGGTGCAGGGCATCACCGGACGCGATGGCTCGTTCCATACGCGTCAAATGAAAGAATATGGTACCAACGTCGTTGCCGGCGTGACACCGGGCAAGGGAGGTACTGGTTTTGAAGGTATTCCGATTTTTAATACCGTTGCGGAAGCCGTCAAGAAGACCGGTGCCAATACTTCAGTGATCTATGTTCCGGCTTCGTTTGCGGCTGATGCCATTCTCGAAGCCGCCGATGCTGGAGTCGAACTTGTGGTGTGCATCAGCGAAGGCGTTCCCGCCAACGACATGCTCAAGGTATACAATTATTTGAAATCCAAAGGTGTGCGCTTGATTGGTCCCAATTGCCCCGGAATTATTACTCCGGGTGTGACCAAGGTTGGAATTATGCCGGGTCATATCCACAAGAAGGGCTCGGTGGGACTTGTCTCGCGCTCCGGCACGCTGACCTATGAAATCGTTTACAATCTCACACTGCGCAAGCTCGGCCAGTCGTCGTGCATCGGCATCGGTGGCGATCCGATCATCGGCACAAACTTCATTGACTGCCTCGCAGCATTCCAGGCCGATCCGCAGACAACCGCTATCGTGCTTGTTGGCGAAATCGGGGGCTCTGACGAAGAAGAAGCCGCGAAATTCATCAAGAAGTACGTCACCAAACCGGTGGTTGCATTCATCGCCGGACTAACGGCTCCGGCTGACAAGCGCATGGGTCATGCCGGTGCGATTATCTCCGGTGGAACCGGAACGGCTGCCGAGAAGATCAAAGCCTTCCAGGCTGTCGGCGTGCCGGTTGCCAAGACACCGGGGGAAGTTGCTGCACTGGTTGAGCAGAAGATGAAAGCAAGTACATCGAAATCCGCTGCTAAGCCTGCCAAGAAGGCCGCAGCGAAGAAACCGGCGAAGAAAGCAGCTCCCAAGAAGGCTGTCAAGAAGCCGGCAAAGAAGACTGCCGCCAAGAAAGTCAAGGCAGTCATCAAGAAAGTCAAAGTGCTTAAGGCGGCAAAAAGCAAGTCGTCGCCAAAAGCCAAAGCAAGAAAGAAATAA